One window of the Pseudomonas knackmussii B13 genome contains the following:
- a CDS encoding SGNH/GDSL hydrolase family protein yields the protein MAASVLAGLTLLVIGESHMSFPDSLMNPLYDELSKQGAQVHAIGACGANAADWVTPKPKLDCGATRDPGGQIKVMSRGTMGTEPIKNVIAKDKPDLVVLIIGDTLASYKTTPFPKVWAYQSVTALTHQIAETGAKCVWVGPAWGKANGSNINENSYGKNQVRTQLVASTLANMVAPCTYIDSTKFSKPGQWVTSDGQHFTIAGYKSWAGAIGNALGQLPASAVKGDKK from the coding sequence ATGGCTGCTTCTGTACTGGCAGGTCTCACCCTCCTCGTCATCGGCGAAAGCCACATGAGCTTCCCCGACTCGCTGATGAACCCGCTGTACGACGAGCTCAGCAAGCAAGGTGCGCAAGTCCACGCCATCGGCGCCTGCGGCGCCAACGCTGCCGACTGGGTGACGCCCAAGCCGAAGCTCGACTGCGGCGCCACCCGCGACCCGGGCGGCCAGATCAAGGTCATGAGCCGCGGCACCATGGGCACCGAACCGATCAAGAACGTGATCGCCAAGGACAAGCCGGACCTGGTGGTGCTGATCATCGGCGACACCCTGGCCTCGTACAAAACCACCCCGTTCCCGAAGGTCTGGGCCTACCAGAGCGTCACCGCGCTGACCCACCAGATCGCCGAGACCGGCGCCAAGTGCGTGTGGGTCGGCCCGGCCTGGGGCAAGGCCAACGGCAGCAACATCAACGAGAACTCCTACGGCAAGAACCAGGTCCGCACCCAGCTGGTGGCCAGCACCCTGGCGAACATGGTCGCGCCCTGCACCTACATCGACTCCACCAAGTTCTCCAAGCCCGGCCAGTGGGTCACCTCCGACGGCCAGCACTTCACCATCGCCGGCTACAAGTCCTGGGCCGGCGCCATCGGCAACGCCCTCGGCCAACTGCCGGCCAGCGCGGTCAAGGGAGACAAGAAGTGA
- a CDS encoding alginate O-acetyltransferase AlgF: MRALRLAGGLAALALSAGALAEQIALYPTGPAQDSAYLRFVNVSTSPLQLTPEGGQASLKLEAAKVASDFIPVPGGKAVKGTLSRDGKSAQLDVQVAPGDFATVFALNDAQGIRQVVVDEPFDIPNQLKASLALFNADPACANAKVKLAGRDLDLFQKAPEGNPRRQEINPRASLGVQLECAGKAVGNPVELGALEAGKRYSLLLVPGAAGPQLLSVTDTVAH; the protein is encoded by the coding sequence ATGCGCGCCCTCCGCCTCGCGGGCGGCCTGGCGGCCCTGGCGCTCAGCGCCGGGGCGCTCGCCGAGCAGATCGCCCTCTACCCCACCGGCCCCGCGCAGGATTCGGCCTACCTGCGCTTCGTCAACGTCTCCACAAGCCCCCTGCAGCTGACCCCCGAGGGCGGCCAGGCGAGCCTGAAGCTGGAGGCCGCGAAGGTCGCCTCGGACTTCATCCCGGTGCCCGGCGGCAAGGCGGTCAAGGGCACCCTGAGCCGTGACGGCAAGAGCGCGCAGCTCGACGTGCAGGTCGCCCCCGGCGACTTCGCCACCGTGTTCGCCCTGAACGACGCCCAAGGCATTCGCCAGGTCGTGGTGGACGAGCCCTTCGACATCCCCAACCAGTTGAAGGCCTCGCTCGCGCTGTTCAACGCCGACCCGGCGTGCGCCAACGCCAAGGTCAAGCTGGCCGGCCGCGACCTGGACCTGTTCCAGAAGGCCCCGGAAGGCAACCCGCGGCGCCAGGAGATCAACCCGCGCGCGAGCCTGGGCGTGCAGCTGGAATGCGCCGGCAAGGCGGTCGGCAACCCGGTCGAACTCGGTGCCCTGGAAGCCGGCAAGCGCTACAGCCTGCTGCTCGTGCCCGGCGCCGCCGGCCCGCAACTGCTGAGCGTCACCGACACCGTCGCCCACTGA
- a CDS encoding MBOAT family O-acyltransferase yields the protein MVFASLEFLTLFLPLFLLVYALAPEGQRNVVLLLGSWLFYGWLSPLFLFLHMALTVLAWVGGLLVDRAREGGLARVRLLAGLIVVNTVVLCWYKYANILAATYNQLITHYGYLPMEWQKVALPAGLSFIVLQAISYLVDVHRHVVPVERSFVNYATYISMFGHSIAGPIIRYDWVRRELEKRYFNRENFALGARRFMIGMCMKVLVADTLSPLVDVAFHLDNPSFVDAWIGCLAYSLQLFFDFAGYSAMAIGLGLMLGFHFPENFNRPYLAYSVQDFWRRWHLSLSSWLRDYLYISLGGNRKGPWKTYRNLFLIMAIGGLWHGGDSWNYLLWGSAHGIALGVERAWTRSRLPSPPLWLCHVLTLLFVCLAWTLFRSPDFATALDMYAGQFGLHGFALGDALAVTLRPVHLLAAALGLACIVAPLLQGRVEDRFADNPLVLVTAALWPVLGFMLSFSLIASREAVPFLYFQF from the coding sequence ATGGTCTTCGCTTCCCTCGAGTTCCTCACGCTGTTCCTGCCGCTGTTCCTGCTCGTCTACGCGCTGGCCCCGGAGGGCCAGCGCAACGTCGTGCTGCTGCTCGGCAGCTGGCTGTTCTATGGCTGGCTGAGCCCGCTGTTCCTGTTCCTGCACATGGCCCTCACGGTGCTGGCCTGGGTCGGCGGATTACTGGTGGATCGCGCCCGCGAGGGCGGCCTTGCTCGGGTGCGGCTGCTGGCCGGGCTGATCGTCGTGAACACGGTTGTGCTGTGCTGGTACAAGTACGCCAACATCCTCGCCGCCACCTACAACCAGCTGATCACCCACTACGGTTACCTGCCGATGGAGTGGCAGAAGGTGGCGCTGCCGGCAGGCCTGTCGTTCATCGTCCTGCAGGCGATCTCCTACCTGGTCGACGTGCATCGCCACGTGGTCCCGGTGGAGCGCAGCTTCGTCAACTACGCCACCTACATCTCGATGTTCGGCCACTCTATCGCCGGGCCGATCATCCGCTACGACTGGGTGCGCCGCGAACTCGAGAAGCGCTACTTCAACCGCGAGAACTTCGCCCTCGGCGCCCGTCGCTTCATGATCGGCATGTGCATGAAGGTGCTGGTGGCCGACACCCTGTCGCCGCTGGTGGACGTCGCCTTCCACCTCGACAACCCGTCCTTCGTCGATGCCTGGATCGGCTGCCTGGCCTACTCGCTGCAACTGTTCTTCGACTTCGCCGGCTACAGCGCCATGGCCATCGGCCTGGGCCTGATGCTCGGCTTCCACTTCCCGGAGAACTTCAACCGCCCGTACCTGGCCTACAGCGTCCAGGACTTCTGGCGGCGCTGGCACCTGTCGCTGTCCAGCTGGCTGCGCGACTACCTGTACATCTCCCTGGGCGGCAACCGCAAAGGCCCCTGGAAGACCTACCGCAACCTGTTCCTGATCATGGCCATCGGCGGCCTCTGGCACGGCGGCGACAGCTGGAACTACCTGCTCTGGGGCTCGGCCCACGGCATCGCCCTGGGCGTCGAGCGCGCCTGGACCCGCTCGCGCCTGCCGAGCCCGCCGCTGTGGCTCTGCCACGTCCTCACCCTGCTGTTCGTTTGCCTGGCCTGGACGCTGTTCCGCTCGCCGGACTTCGCCACCGCGCTGGACATGTACGCCGGCCAGTTCGGCCTGCACGGCTTCGCCCTCGGCGACGCCCTGGCGGTGACCCTGCGCCCCGTGCATTTGCTGGCCGCCGCGCTGGGCCTGGCCTGCATAGTCGCGCCGCTGCTGCAGGGGCGCGTGGAAGACCGTTTCGCCGACAACCCGCTGGTCCTCGTGACGGCGGCCCTCTGGCCCGTGCTGGGCTTCATGCTGTCGTTCTCCTTGATCGCCAGCCGTGAAGCCGTGCCCTTCCTGTACTTCCAGTTCTGA
- a CDS encoding alginate O-acetyltransferase AlgX-related protein, which yields MNQPTETPSTAPTPPSALALRVSPAAGAVFVPFLAIMLLSCIWLMVRGPIDFVPVKVTEDMLLHGDLTHHFAKELADAPLAKEVANLERGGSWLLVGDLGPRVREGCPGWLFLTDETRINRHAEDNARAKAQAVIELRERLAKKGIQLLVAVVPDKSRIAASQLCPLVRPASLAPRVEHWLTLLHAAGVPALDLNASLQPLGDQAFLRTDTHWSETGAQAAAAQIAKGITTLPFTPTPQQVFDLEQAPLARRPGDLVRLAGIDWLPLSLQPPAEMVAATTVKARAVETAASGDSADDLFGDSNLPNTALIGTSFSRNSNFAGFLEKALGAPLGNFAKDGGEFSGAAQAYFSSPAFQQTPPKLIVWEIPERDLQTPYVPIEAKF from the coding sequence ATGAACCAGCCGACCGAAACCCCGTCCACCGCGCCCACGCCGCCCTCGGCGCTGGCGTTGCGCGTCAGCCCCGCAGCCGGCGCGGTCTTCGTGCCGTTCCTCGCCATCATGCTGCTGTCCTGCATCTGGCTGATGGTCCGCGGCCCCATCGACTTCGTCCCGGTGAAAGTGACCGAGGACATGCTCCTGCACGGCGACCTGACCCATCACTTCGCCAAGGAGCTAGCCGACGCGCCGCTGGCCAAGGAAGTCGCCAACCTCGAGCGCGGCGGCAGCTGGCTGCTGGTCGGCGACCTCGGCCCACGGGTGCGCGAAGGCTGCCCGGGCTGGCTGTTCCTCACCGACGAGACGCGCATCAACCGCCACGCCGAGGACAACGCCAGGGCCAAGGCTCAAGCAGTGATCGAGCTGCGCGAGCGCCTCGCGAAAAAGGGCATCCAGTTGCTGGTAGCGGTAGTGCCGGACAAGAGCCGCATCGCCGCGTCGCAGCTCTGCCCGCTGGTGCGCCCGGCGTCCCTCGCGCCACGCGTCGAGCACTGGCTGACGCTGCTGCACGCCGCCGGTGTGCCGGCGCTGGACCTGAACGCCAGCCTGCAACCGCTGGGCGACCAGGCCTTCCTGCGCACCGACACGCACTGGAGCGAAACCGGCGCCCAGGCCGCCGCCGCGCAGATCGCCAAGGGCATTACCACGCTGCCGTTCACGCCGACGCCGCAGCAGGTCTTCGACCTCGAACAGGCCCCTCTCGCCCGTCGCCCTGGTGACCTGGTGCGCCTCGCCGGCATCGACTGGCTGCCGCTGTCCCTGCAGCCGCCGGCGGAGATGGTCGCGGCGACGACGGTCAAGGCGCGCGCCGTCGAAACCGCTGCCAGCGGCGACAGCGCCGACGACCTGTTCGGCGACAGCAACCTGCCGAACACCGCGCTGATCGGCACCTCGTTCTCGCGCAACTCCAACTTCGCCGGCTTCCTCGAAAAAGCCCTCGGCGCGCCGCTGGGCAACTTCGCCAAGGACGGCGGCGAATTCTCCGGCGCAGCCCAGGCCTACTTCAGCAGCCCGGCCTTCCAGCAGACGCCGCCCAAGCTGATCGTCTGGGAAATCCCCGAGCGCGACCTGCAGACGCCGTACGTGCCGATCGAGGCGAAGTTCTAA